In the Telopea speciosissima isolate NSW1024214 ecotype Mountain lineage chromosome 2, Tspe_v1, whole genome shotgun sequence genome, one interval contains:
- the LOC122651533 gene encoding WRKY transcription factor 71 isoform X1, whose translation MSDEARDLFHHNPFHNDGRTGFQQFSQAHQSHYPYMYNQTVHGVGETSALDLSARGSDPSLMSFTDCLHGSIDYNSVARAFDFSCSSSPDLFPSDTTSSQKLGGGGGGGGKGDSVVTGDISATVNSSVSSSSSEAAAEEDSGKSKKGHQESTGSEEVSEKSKKVNKQPKKKGEKRQREPRFAFMTKSEVDHLEDGYRWRKYGQKAVKNSPYPRSYYRCTSQKCTVKKRVERSFQDPSIVITTYEGQHIHPIPSALRGNAAAGLFAPSMLTALPQGPIFPQELLIQMPHHHTNSQGDSSSMYSQNLTTLQQLQFPDYGLLQDIVPSFIPKQQP comes from the exons ATGTCTGATGAAGCTAGAGATCTCTTTCACCATAACCCATTTCACAACGATGGAAGAACAGGTTTCCAGCAATTCTCTCAGGCTCATCAGAGTCATTATCCTTACATGTATAACCAAACTGTTCATGGGGTTGGAGAGACTTCAGCTCTGGATCTGTCAGCTCGTGGTTCTGATCCATCTCTCATGTCCTTCACTGACTGTTTACATGGTTCAATCGATTACAATTCAGTAGCAAGAGCTTTCGACTTTTCGTGTTCATCATCACCTGATTTGTTTCCTTCAGATACTACTTCTTCTCAGaagttgggtggtggtggtggtggtggtggtaaggGTGATTCAGTGGTGACTGGTGACATTTCAGCCACTGTGAATTCATCtgtttcatcttcttctagtGAAGCTGCAGCTGAAGAAGACTCAGggaaaagcaagaaaggtcatCAAGAGTCTACAGGATCTGAAGAAGTCTCAGAAAAGTCTAAGAAAGT GAACAAACAGcccaaaaagaaaggagagaagaggcAAAGAGAACCGCGATTCGCTTTCATGACTAAAAGTGAGGTTGATCATCTTGAAGATGGATACAGATGGAGAAAATATGGGCAGAAGGCTGTCAAGAATAGTCCCTACCCAAG GAGCTATTATAGGTGCACAAGCCAGAAATGCACAGTGAAGAAACGCGTCGAGCGATCATTTCAGGATCCGTCGATTGTGATTACTACATATGAAGGCCAACACATCCATCCTATCCCATCGGCACTTCGAGGAAATGCGGCTGCCGGACTATTTGCACCTTCTATGTTAACAGCACTGCCTCAAGGACCAATCTTCCCTCAAGAACTACTGATTCAAATGCCTCATCATCACACTAATAGCCAAGGTGACTCAAGCTCAATGTACTCACAAAATTTAACTACTCTTCAGCAGCTCCAGTTTCCTGACTATGGTCTTCTGCAAGACATAGTACCTTCCTTCATTCCAAAACAACAACCATGA
- the LOC122651533 gene encoding WRKY transcription factor 71 isoform X2 yields the protein MSDEARDLFHHNPFHYPYMYNQTVHGVGETSALDLSARGSDPSLMSFTDCLHGSIDYNSVARAFDFSCSSSPDLFPSDTTSSQKLGGGGGGGGKGDSVVTGDISATVNSSVSSSSSEAAAEEDSGKSKKGHQESTGSEEVSEKSKKVNKQPKKKGEKRQREPRFAFMTKSEVDHLEDGYRWRKYGQKAVKNSPYPRSYYRCTSQKCTVKKRVERSFQDPSIVITTYEGQHIHPIPSALRGNAAAGLFAPSMLTALPQGPIFPQELLIQMPHHHTNSQGDSSSMYSQNLTTLQQLQFPDYGLLQDIVPSFIPKQQP from the exons ATGTCTGATGAAGCTAGAGATCTCTTTCACCATAACCCATTTCAC TATCCTTACATGTATAACCAAACTGTTCATGGGGTTGGAGAGACTTCAGCTCTGGATCTGTCAGCTCGTGGTTCTGATCCATCTCTCATGTCCTTCACTGACTGTTTACATGGTTCAATCGATTACAATTCAGTAGCAAGAGCTTTCGACTTTTCGTGTTCATCATCACCTGATTTGTTTCCTTCAGATACTACTTCTTCTCAGaagttgggtggtggtggtggtggtggtggtaaggGTGATTCAGTGGTGACTGGTGACATTTCAGCCACTGTGAATTCATCtgtttcatcttcttctagtGAAGCTGCAGCTGAAGAAGACTCAGggaaaagcaagaaaggtcatCAAGAGTCTACAGGATCTGAAGAAGTCTCAGAAAAGTCTAAGAAAGT GAACAAACAGcccaaaaagaaaggagagaagaggcAAAGAGAACCGCGATTCGCTTTCATGACTAAAAGTGAGGTTGATCATCTTGAAGATGGATACAGATGGAGAAAATATGGGCAGAAGGCTGTCAAGAATAGTCCCTACCCAAG GAGCTATTATAGGTGCACAAGCCAGAAATGCACAGTGAAGAAACGCGTCGAGCGATCATTTCAGGATCCGTCGATTGTGATTACTACATATGAAGGCCAACACATCCATCCTATCCCATCGGCACTTCGAGGAAATGCGGCTGCCGGACTATTTGCACCTTCTATGTTAACAGCACTGCCTCAAGGACCAATCTTCCCTCAAGAACTACTGATTCAAATGCCTCATCATCACACTAATAGCCAAGGTGACTCAAGCTCAATGTACTCACAAAATTTAACTACTCTTCAGCAGCTCCAGTTTCCTGACTATGGTCTTCTGCAAGACATAGTACCTTCCTTCATTCCAAAACAACAACCATGA